In Gadus morhua chromosome 2, gadMor3.0, whole genome shotgun sequence, a single window of DNA contains:
- the mrtfbb gene encoding myocardin-related transcription factor B isoform X4: protein MGLQVWPPSKPPPSSMACLDVETPTVCRVLQLCLQQRRSREQLVEQGIMPPLKMPAAFHDQIRHLERARTGNFLKHKICNRPERSELVRMHILQETQAVPSLQATQLRLKRARLADDLNEKLAQRPGPMELVVKNILPVVDAVAKDDPPADQGNDPKIQDVYEFDENSTDSRPAAVSAEQTPKQTPQQATTTTSVPPREAARTESSPPPACQNHTLSMIMINKPACVSPPAESVMCSVSVVCGSSQTGSPLTPKPSPESPGHGCTTSEQQPGKHLAVLPPLTPAAPPVRGPILVKQSQPRPSAAEKNRGKKGNKDPKPRVKKLKYHQYVPPDQKQDAGHETPLDSAYVRLLQQQQQFLQLQILNQQQQQQQQQQRSYVCQAGPQPATLSDGSAHSTRTPPPSMSDHLPYNVDEMKVAELKAELKLRGLLVSGTKNDLVERLRMHHDRSKGSPSVAVALDRVSPGAATTAAANARVPKCENPPRSPPPVSPVAFKVSRMGLEESGGTDSETRPALPAGSPGKEAAGPLGGLCRGLEKDQRLHEKERQIEELMRQLEREQKLVEELKLQLEVEKRGGPQEESAVAPRQRHSPSRPVRVKQEFCGSPDRSTPERSPEQSPPRQFFLEHQRLPPTQTLQPGGTRLQHQAVSAATVKLPDNRQHTAVTGGAPDKSQTQELMPQKHEASGSLQQQCHSPSPRTQQSPLSTSPGLGSQPRATQSQAAEDTAQQLLNTAPNHLQPTMALMSKFKDPPRYEDAVKQTRCRQTAMQVPTTLSQHMDDLFDVLIESGEITPFIRHDPSCPDKLTPVTANVTTLPINTVLSRPPAQIQVAQPPDAAALNPSSSLMALVTMETMIEGTLHKQLLEHPLVSNMELDFSDDNNTLPSAGQMHNAHLDTMDWLELTTLPTHGHEDAGTHLGMSPESGVFSSDFLESPEFQLNWE, encoded by the exons ATGGGACTGCAGGTCTGGCCGCCAAGCAAACCGCCACCGTCCTCCATGGCCTGCCTTGACGTGGAGACCCCCACCGTCTGCAGGG tCCTGCAGCTCTGCCTGCAGCAGAGACGTAGCCGGGAGCAGCTTGTGGAACAGGGCATCATGCCAC CGCTGAAGATGCCTGCCGCCTTCCACGACCAGATCCGGCACCTGGAGAGAGCCAGG ACAGGGAACTTCTTGAAGCACAAGATCTGCAACAGGCCGGAGCGATCGGAGCTCGTCCGCATGCACATCCTGCAAG agACCCAGGCTGTGCCCTCCCTGCAGGCCACCCAGCTGAGACTGAAGCGGGCCAGGCTGGCCGACGACCTGAACGAGAAGCTGGCCCAGCGGCCCGGTCCCATGGAGCTGGTGGTGAAGAACATCCTGCCCGTCGTCGACGCCGTTGCTAAGGACGATCCCCCTG CCGACCAGGGGAATGACCCTAAAATACAGGATGTGTACGAGTTTGACGAGAACAGTACTGACTCCCGACCGGCTGCAGTTTCCGCAGAGCAAACCCCTAAACAAACACCACAACAAGCCACAACAACCACGTCCGTCCCGCCGAGAGAAGCCGCAAGGACAGAGTCTAGTCCACCTCCTGCCTGCCAAAACCACACCCTGTCG ATGATAATGATTAACAAGCCAGCGTGCGTTTCCCCTCCCGCTGAATCCGTCATGTGTTCCGTCTCCGTGGTCTGTGGATCCTCTCAGACCGGCTCTCCGCTCACCCCGAAGCCCTCCCCGGAGTCACCCGGCCACGGGTGCACCACGTCGGAGCAGCAGCCCGGCAAGCATCTGGCTGTCCTGCCGCCCCTCACCCCCGCGGCCCCTCCTGTTCGAGGGCCCATCCTCGTCAAG CAAAGCCAGCCCAGACCCAGCGCCGCCGAGAAGAACCGGGGCAAAAAGGGCAACAAAGACCCCAAGCCGCGAGTGAAGAAGCTCAAGTACCACCAGTACGTGCCCCCCGACCAGAAGCAGGACGCCGGCCACGAAACGCCCCTGGACTCGGCCTACGTGCgtctcctgcagcagcagcagcagttcctGCAGCTCCAGATCCtgaaccagcagcagcagcagcagcagcagcagcagcgaagCTACGTCTGCCAAGCAGGCCCGCAGCCTGCCACATTGAG CGATGGCTCGGCGCATTCCACCCGGACTCCGCCCCCTAGCATGTCAGATCACTTACCCTACAATGTGGATGAGATGAAG GTGGCCGAGCTGAAGGCGGAACTGAAGCTGAGGGGTCTCCTCGTCTCCGGCACCAAGAACGACCTCGTCGAGAGGCTCCGCATGCATCACGACAGGTCAAAGGGCAGCCCGTCGGTTGCCGTCGCCTTGGATAGGGTCTCACCTggcgccgccaccaccgccgccgccaatGCTAGGGTACCAAAGTGTGAAAACCCTCCCAGGTCCCCTCCCCCAGTGTCCCCGGTGGCCTTCAAGGTGTCCAGGATGGGCCTGGAGGAAAGCGGCGGAACGGACTCGGAGACCCGCCCGGCTCTTCCCGCCGGCTCCCCGGGGAAGGAGGCGGCGGGCCCCCTTGGGGGGTTGTGCCGGGGCCTGGAGAAGGACCAGCGGCTCCACGAGAAGGAGCGTCAGATCGAGGAGCTGATGAGGCAGCTAGAGCGGGAGCAgaagctggtggaggagctgaagctGCAGCTGGAGGTGGAAAAGCGGGGGGGCCCCCAGGAGGAGAGCGCGGTGGCACCGAGGCAACGCCACAGCCCCTCGCGCCCCGTTCGGGTGAAACAGGAGTTCTGCGGTTCTCCGGACAGGAGCACTCCGGAGCGGAGCCCAGAGCAGAGTCCCCCAAGGCAGTTCTTCTTGGAACATCAACGGTTGCCTCCGACTCAAACCCTGCAGCCGGGGGGGACTCGACTGCAGCATCAGGCTGTATCCGCGGCAACGGTCAAGCTGCCGGACAACAGACAGCACACAGCTGTGACCGGTGGGGCCCCAGACAAAAGCCAGACTCAAGAACTGATGCCACAGAAACATGAAGCCTCTGGTTCCTTGCAACAGCAGTGTCACAGCCCCAGCCCGAGGACACAG CAGAGTCCACTGAGCACCTCCCCAGGCCTTGGCTCCCAGCCGAGGGCCACACAGAGCCAAGCCGCAGAAGACACAGCTCAACAATTACTCAACACTGCCCCT AATCATCTACAGCCAACCATGGCCTTGATGTCCAAATTTAAAGACCCACCACGCTATGAGGACGCTGTCAAACAGACCCGCTGCAGGCAAACCGCTATGCAG GTCCCCACCACTCTCAGCCAACACATGGATGACCTGTTTGACGTCTTGATTGAAAGTGGAG AAATCACCCCCTTCATCAGACACGATCCCTCGTGCCCGGACAAGCTCACCCCAGTGACGGCCAACGTCACCACCCTGCCCATCAACACGGTGTTGTCCCGCCCCCCGGCTCAGATCCAAGTGGCGCAGCCCCCGGACGCCGCCGCCCTCAACCCCTCGTCCAGCTTGATGGCCTTGGTAACCATGGAGACGATGATAGAAGGCACGCTGCACAAACAGCTGCTGGAACATCCGCTGGTCAGTAACATGGAGCTGGACTTCAGTGACGACAACAACACGCTCCCCTCGGCCGGCCAAATGCACAACGCCCATCTGGACACCATGGACTGGTTGGAACTCACCACCTTACCGACGCACGGCCACGAGGACGCAGGCACTCACCTGGGAATGTCCCCTGAATCAGGGGTCTTCTCCTCCGACTTCCTGGAATCCCCGGAATTTCAGTTGAACTGGGAATAA